In Roseovarius sp. S88, the genomic window AGCGGCGGGTCTCGGGACGGAACTCGAAGAGAAGCGTGGCGGTGAAGAGGCCTGTCTGAACGCCATTGATAGACGTCAGGCGCTTGCGCAGACGGACCGTGGCGCGGTTCGTGCCGATGCGGTTGATGCTGAGGATTTCCACGTCGAGCCGAGCATTGGGGCCATAAACTGTCGGCGGGTAGTTCTCATTGGCGCTGTTCCAGATTTGGCGCAACCCGCTCTCCGCAGCACCATCCGAGCGTCGCAAAACGCTACGGATGCGCAGATCGTTGTCGAGCTGGTTGTAGACCTCTCGGTCGGTCACATAGCGGAAGACCTCCGCCTCGATGACAGCCTGGTTGGCTGTGACCGACGTCGCGCCCACTGAGGCCTCGGGCAGGGCAAAACCCGTCTCTGGATCATAGGGCACGACCACAGGCGGCGGATCGACATCGAGGATCGCGACAGCCGCCGCGCTCAGGCATCCGAGAATGCCGAAGATGAGGCCGATGAGCCCAAGACGTTGCCAGAGCCGTTCACGGCGCAGCGCCCCATAGACCAACTCTTCTTCGATGATTTCCTGTTCACTCGCCACGCGTCACACCTCGGATCAATCTGCGCGCAGGTCGGGCAGCGTGAACTCCATGAAGCGCTGTTCCTCGGCGATGGTGGCGGCATCGATCACACCGCCGGTGCCGTCACCCACGGTTTGCACCGCTTCGAGCTGCCACATGGCCACGAGCGCGATCGCCAGTTCCGCCGTGACGCGCGTGTTGAGATCGATGCTTTCCTTGAGTTCATCCATGTCATCGATGAGCCCGACGAGCCGGTCGACGCGTTCCAGCGATTGCCCTGCATCCTCATAGCTGTTCTGGGCCGCCGCCGAGACGAGCGCGCCGGTCGTGGCTTGCGTGGCAACACGGTTGGCCCCAGGATTGCCGCTGGTGGCCATCTCGGAGAGCGTGTCATCGTCAAACCCGAGATCGGCCAGGACCCGGTCCATCTGGGTTTCGATTTCGCCCGCGCCGGAGCCAGAGAGGCCAGAGAAATCGCCCGTCTTGATGGCTTCAATGGTGGCGAGGATGTCGCCGAACTCCTGGTCGAGCAGGCCATTCAACTCGTCCTCCATCTCGGTGCGGATGATTTCCGGAAGCTCGGCGAGGCGGGTGAGGGCTTCATATGTCCGTTGCAGCTCCGCGAGTTGGTCCGTGAGTGTGGCAAGCTGTTCGCGGAGCTGCGTCAGCTGCTCGTTTTGCAGGATCTCGTCTTCGATCATCTGCCGGAGCTGCTGGATATTTTGCGCTATGTTCTGGGTATCGACGACGGGCACACCTTGCGCCAGAGCGGGGGACGGCGTGCCGAAATGCAGGCCGATCCCAAGCGTCGTGGCCAAAGCCGTCTTTGTGAGTAAATGTCCCATCAGTCAATCTCCCTAATCGTGAATTCCATGAACGCGCCTTCGGCCATGCGGGCGCTGGCCTGCGCCAATTCTTCTGCGCTCAGGACACGGGTCCGCGCCGCCTGAAGCCGGATGCGGGCGGCGACCAACCGCACGAGTTCGGCGCGGGCATAGGTGTTGAGTGCGATGCTTTCTTGCACGTCTTCAGTTTCGGAAATCCGTTCGACGATATCCGCAATACGCAGGGCGGCTTGTCGGATCGCGGCGGGCGAGTTGTTGCCATAGAAGGCCGCGCCGTGCCCGGTGATTGAGAGGTTGGCATTGGCCAGAAGTGCGGGGTCGATCGTGCCAAGCGCTTCTATCCCGCCGATACGGGTCAAATAGAGGTTATAGCGTTCGGGGATCACCTGGACGTAGTGCTGGGTCTCGCGGAAGGGTGGGACCCCGCCATACTCGAAAACCCGGCCGGGTCCGGCGTTATAGGCGGCGAGCGCATTGATGATATTGCCGTCGAAAGTGTTGAGCTGGGCCGCGAGATAGCGCGCGCCGCCATGCACCTGCAGATAGGGGCTGTCATAGTATTCCGGGTTGATGCCGAGATCGCTGGCGGTGCCCGGCATAATCTGGGTGAGGCCAAAGGCCCCGACCGGCGAGCGAGCACCGATGGTGAACCGGCTTTCCTGCCAGATCAGCGCTTGCAGCAACGCGCGCCATTGGACGGGGGACAGGCCTGCGCGCCCCACGCCCGCAAAGCCGCTGGTCTCCTGGGCGACGCGGATGATGAGCTGCTCTATGTTTTCCGCCGCATCCCCGAACATCTGTGCGCCGCCGGGGTTGGGATCGATCTCACCCGTGCCATAGACCGCCTCGACGGAGCGGTCCGGGTCG contains:
- a CDS encoding virB8 family protein: MASEQEIIEEELVYGALRRERLWQRLGLIGLIFGILGCLSAAAVAILDVDPPPVVVPYDPETGFALPEASVGATSVTANQAVIEAEVFRYVTDREVYNQLDNDLRIRSVLRRSDGAAESGLRQIWNSANENYPPTVYGPNARLDVEILSINRIGTNRATVRLRKRLTSINGVQTGLFTATLLFEFRPETRRSIDEVWTNPFGFTVLEYSIRSDRLEN
- a CDS encoding type IV secretion system protein, with the translated sequence MGHLLTKTALATTLGIGLHFGTPSPALAQGVPVVDTQNIAQNIQQLRQMIEDEILQNEQLTQLREQLATLTDQLAELQRTYEALTRLAELPEIIRTEMEDELNGLLDQEFGDILATIEAIKTGDFSGLSGSGAGEIETQMDRVLADLGFDDDTLSEMATSGNPGANRVATQATTGALVSAAAQNSYEDAGQSLERVDRLVGLIDDMDELKESIDLNTRVTAELAIALVAMWQLEAVQTVGDGTGGVIDAATIAEEQRFMEFTLPDLRAD
- a CDS encoding lytic transglycosylase domain-containing protein; the protein is MKCSLPHILAHCLLPGLALSQGVPTNDSGLTARDIVETGDREADLAVQADKLAVRELIAEIEREQLANLQRILDAQTSFGGQGLPAMVSGLESGSGDPDRSVEAVYGTGEIDPNPGGAQMFGDAAENIEQLIIRVAQETSGFAGVGRAGLSPVQWRALLQALIWQESRFTIGARSPVGAFGLTQIMPGTASDLGINPEYYDSPYLQVHGGARYLAAQLNTFDGNIINALAAYNAGPGRVFEYGGVPPFRETQHYVQVIPERYNLYLTRIGGIEALGTIDPALLANANLSITGHGAAFYGNNSPAAIRQAALRIADIVERISETEDVQESIALNTYARAELVRLVAARIRLQAARTRVLSAEELAQASARMAEGAFMEFTIREID